One Manihot esculenta cultivar AM560-2 chromosome 6, M.esculenta_v8, whole genome shotgun sequence DNA segment encodes these proteins:
- the LOC110618124 gene encoding peroxidase 11, protein MQKKQNAKLFSYISHFPTHFSHSDLLLSFKKSKKATMALAPLLHSKLPSLQLLLLISIFIFCSSLYASDDPPLSLDYYASTCPAVFDIIRKEMECEVLSDPRNAALVVRLHFHDCFVQGCDGSVLLDDTITLQGEKKASPNVNSLIGFSIIDKIKNKVESECPGIVSCADILTIAARDAVILVGGPYWDVPVGRKDSKTASYELASANIPTADEGLVSIISKFLYQGLSVKDMVALSGAHTIGMARCANFRARIYGDFETTSERSPISETYLSNLKSTCPAAGGGDDNVSAMDNVTPNLFDNSYFQILLKGEGLLNSDQELYSSMLGVQTKKLVAKYAHDPVGFFKQFSDSMVKLGNITNPDSFTNGEVRKNCRFVNT, encoded by the exons ATGCAAAAGAAGCAAAACGCaaagcttttctcttatatatCTCACTTTCCAACCCATTTCTCCCACTCTGATCTTCTTCTCTCATTCAAGAAATCCAAGAAAGCAACAATGGCATTGGCACCTCTCCTTCACTCTAAGCTTCCTTCGCTGCAGCTTCTTCTTTTGATTTCTATCTTCATATTCTGCAGCAGCTTGTATGCAAGTGATGACCCTCCTTTGTCATTGGACTACTATGCATCTACTTGCCCCGCTGTGTTCGACATTATCAGGAAAGAAATGGAATGTGAAGTTCTTTCAGATCCACGTAATGCAGCTCTTGTAGTCCGACTACATTTCCACGACTGTTTTGTCCAG GGATGTGATGGTTCAGTTTTGCTAGATGACACAATCACGTTGCAAGGAGAGAAGAAAGCTTCTCCAAACGTAAACTCCCTGATAGGTTTTAGCATCATTGATAAAATCAAGAACAAGGTGGAATCTGAGTGCCCTGGAATCGTTTCCTGCGCTGATATCCTCACTATCGCTGCAAGAGATGCAGTGATTCTG GTTGGTGGACCATATTGGGATGTTCCTGTCGGAAGGAAAGATTCAAAGACTGCAAGTTACGAGCTTGCATCAGCAAATATTCCAACAGCAGATGAAGGTCTGGTGTCAATCATTTCCAAGTTTCTTTATCAGGGCCTCTCTGTTAAAGACATGGTAGCTCTTTCAG GGGCTCACACTATAGGAATGGCTCGGTGTGCGAACTTTCGAGCAAGGATTTATGGAGACTTCGAAACCACTTCAGAAAGAAGTCCAATCTCTGAGACATACCTGAGTAACCTGAAATCTACATGTCCAGCTGCCGGAGGAGGAGACGACAACGTATCAGCAATGGATAATGTCACTCCTAACCTTTTCGACAATTCTTACTTTCAGATTCTATTGAAAGGAGAAGGACTATTGAACTCAGACCAAGAATTGTATTCAAGCATGCTTGGGGTTCAGACAAAGAAGCTTGTAGCGAAGTATGCTCATGACCCAGTTGGTTTTTTCAAGCAATTCTCTGATTCTATGGTGAAATTGGGGAACATCACCAATCCTGATAGCTTTACTAATGGAGAAGTCAGGAAGAACTGCAGATTTGTGAACACATGA
- the LOC110616548 gene encoding uncharacterized protein LOC110616548 has product MEDVLTEIPPPSRFFQEDLNNFTPPSSPLPSPFLLFSNPKPDQPLLPSLLVIALSTSSHFVFDHVSSKTLIGSVFLPEIPFSGNTIKPSLGDKSCNIYALNDADSLTFLVCIQCSVSTERSNAVAKLLIGEQIIPERVLILDSVQSQNFRGKLSSDETCAFKLETLAERKGQDGVYGGSSLLKGLDYFPSGSMVDGLAAALLARCQMRNIRGTLCLSWPQYGGSVVALIKSILQRTVLHGIDLSSKGDAEDKYLRFGKIKDHPFDSELYT; this is encoded by the coding sequence ATGGAAGATGTCCTCACAGAGATTCCACCACCTTCAAGGTTCTTTCAGGAAGATCTTAACAACTTCACGCCTCCTTCATCACCACTTCCATCTCCGTTCCTTCTATTCTCTAATCCTAAACCTGATCAACCACTTCTTCCATCTCTCCTCGTCATTGCCTTATCTACCTCATCTCATTTTGTCTTTGACCATGTATCCTCAAAGACCTTAATTGGCAGTGTCTTCCTACCTGAGATCCCTTTCTCTGGCAACACTATTAAACCTTCTCTTGGAGACAAATCCTGCAACATTTACGCCCTAAATGATGCTGATAGTTTGACTTTTCTGGTTTGTATTCAGTGCTCTGTCAGTACTGAGAGATCTAATGCAGTTGCAAAGTTGCTTATAGGTGAACAAATTATTCCGGAGAGGGTTCTAATCTTGGATTCAGTTCAGAGCCAGAATTTCAGGGGTAAGCTCTCATCAGATGAGACGTGTGCTTTCAAGCTAGAGACATTGGCAGAGAGGAAAGGACAAGATGGTGTTTATGGAGGTTCATCCTTATTGAAAGGTTTAGACTATTTTCCTTCAGGGAGTATGGTGGATGGCTTGGCAGCTGCACTCTTAGCTCGATGCCAGATGAGGAACATTAGAGGAACTCTTTGTCTTTCCTGGCCTCAGTATGGTGGTTCTGTGGTAGCTCTTATAAAGTCTATCCTGCAGAGAACTGTACTGCATGGCATTGACTTGAGCTCTAAGGGAGATGCTGAGGATAAATATTTAAGGTTTGGCAAGATCAAGGATCATCCTTTTGATTCTGAACTGTATACCTGA
- the LOC110618039 gene encoding ASC1-like protein isoform X1: MGFMDYVKSIEWEHESYPAYEDYIVLPLFALFFTSVRFFLDRFVFQKVARRLIFGKGHQTLDVESDERRKKIRKFKESAWKCIYFLSGEILILAVTCNEPWFTNTKFFWVGPGSQAWPDQKMKLKLKAVYMYAAGFYTYSIFALIFWETRRSDFGVSMSHHVATVILIVLSYIFRFVRVGSVVLALHDASDIFLEIGKMSKYSGAEGIASFAFILFVLSWIILRLIYYPFWVLWSTSYEVVQTLDKEKHPVDGPIYYYVFNTLLYCLLVLHIYWWVLIFRMLVKQIQARGQISDDVRSDSEDEHED, translated from the exons ATGGGTTTCATGGATTACGTGAAATCAATTGAATGGGAGCATGAGTCCTACCCTGCTTATGAAGATTATATTGTTCTACCTTTATTTGCTCTGTTCTTCACCTCAGTCCGGTTCTTTCTCGATAGATTTGTATTTCAG AAAGTGGCAAGACGATTAATTTTTGGAAAGGGTCATCAGACACTGGATGTGGAGTCAGATGAGAGACGGAAGAAGATACGAAAGTTCAAGGAGTCTGCTTGGAAATGCATATATTTTCTTTCAGGAGAGATTCTGATTTTGGCTGTTACTTGTAATGAGCCTTGGTTTACTAATACAAAGTTCTTTTGGGTAGGGCCAGGAAGTCAAGCCTGGCCAGACCAAAAAATGAA GTTAAAATTGAAAGCAGTGTATATGTATGCTGCTGGATTTTACACATACTCCATATTTGCTCTTATATTCTGGGAAACAAGGCGTTCTGACTTTGGAGTGTCAATGAGTCATCATGTTGCAACCGTCATTCTCATTGTGCTGTCTTACATATTCAG GTTTGTTCGTGTTGGTTCAGTTGTTTTAGCTCTTCATGATGCTAGTGATATATTCTTGGAGATAGGAAAGATGTCAAAATATAGTGGTGCTGAAGGGATTGCTAGCTTTGCAtttattctttttgttttgtCTTGGATCATACTACGCCTCATTTACTATCCATTCTGGGTCCTTTGGAGTACAAG TTATGAAGTTGTCCAGACCTTGGACAAAGAAAAACATCCAGTGGATGGCCCAATCTATTATTATGTGTTCAATACGCTTCTGTATTGCTTGCTTGTTCTCCATATTTACTGGTGGGTCCTGATTTTCCGGATGCTTGTGAAGCAAATCCAAGCAAGGGGTCAGATTAGCGACGATGTTAGATCTG ATTCTGAAGATGAACATGAAGATTGA
- the LOC110618039 gene encoding ASC1-like protein isoform X2 — translation MLQKVARRLIFGKGHQTLDVESDERRKKIRKFKESAWKCIYFLSGEILILAVTCNEPWFTNTKFFWVGPGSQAWPDQKMKLKLKAVYMYAAGFYTYSIFALIFWETRRSDFGVSMSHHVATVILIVLSYIFRFVRVGSVVLALHDASDIFLEIGKMSKYSGAEGIASFAFILFVLSWIILRLIYYPFWVLWSTSYEVVQTLDKEKHPVDGPIYYYVFNTLLYCLLVLHIYWWVLIFRMLVKQIQARGQISDDVRSDSEDEHED, via the exons ATGTTACAGAAAGTGGCAAGACGATTAATTTTTGGAAAGGGTCATCAGACACTGGATGTGGAGTCAGATGAGAGACGGAAGAAGATACGAAAGTTCAAGGAGTCTGCTTGGAAATGCATATATTTTCTTTCAGGAGAGATTCTGATTTTGGCTGTTACTTGTAATGAGCCTTGGTTTACTAATACAAAGTTCTTTTGGGTAGGGCCAGGAAGTCAAGCCTGGCCAGACCAAAAAATGAA GTTAAAATTGAAAGCAGTGTATATGTATGCTGCTGGATTTTACACATACTCCATATTTGCTCTTATATTCTGGGAAACAAGGCGTTCTGACTTTGGAGTGTCAATGAGTCATCATGTTGCAACCGTCATTCTCATTGTGCTGTCTTACATATTCAG GTTTGTTCGTGTTGGTTCAGTTGTTTTAGCTCTTCATGATGCTAGTGATATATTCTTGGAGATAGGAAAGATGTCAAAATATAGTGGTGCTGAAGGGATTGCTAGCTTTGCAtttattctttttgttttgtCTTGGATCATACTACGCCTCATTTACTATCCATTCTGGGTCCTTTGGAGTACAAG TTATGAAGTTGTCCAGACCTTGGACAAAGAAAAACATCCAGTGGATGGCCCAATCTATTATTATGTGTTCAATACGCTTCTGTATTGCTTGCTTGTTCTCCATATTTACTGGTGGGTCCTGATTTTCCGGATGCTTGTGAAGCAAATCCAAGCAAGGGGTCAGATTAGCGACGATGTTAGATCTG ATTCTGAAGATGAACATGAAGATTGA
- the LOC110617996 gene encoding uncharacterized protein LOC110617996 — protein sequence MVLLGLSVQYLIDLVVAGVSLMIGFGIFALIASILCSAAFINNAKDVY from the coding sequence atggTATTGTTGGGGTTAAGTGTGCAGTACTTAATAGATTTGGTGGTGGCAGGGGTTTCTTTAATGATCGGTTTTGGTATTTTCGCTCTTATTGCTTCCATTCTCTGCTCCGCTGCGTTCATTAACAATGCCAAGGATGTATACTGA
- the LOC122723876 gene encoding uncharacterized protein LOC122723876, which yields MAQIKIHKENVTRKAKSMNCLFSAVLPSILNRIMQKKSAAEIWKYLEKEYRGNEMLDNMQVMNLICEFETQRMKESETTKEYADRLLDIANKVRLFGKDFSDERIIQKILALEQRRLMRNEVFVEGVYQAHSRTGDGKLTQRTRNTKNYPPCPHCKKTNHPQQRCWWRPDVQCNKCGQLGHIEIVCKGKLQEEVEAKTIVDENQEEHLFVASCVATDNSEG from the exons ATGGCTCAAATCAAGATTCATAAAGAGAATGTGACAAGAAAAGCTAAATCCATGAATTGTCTATTTTCCGCTGTTTTGCCCTCGATTCTCAATAGAATTATGCAAAAGAAGTCTGCTGCAGAAATATGGAAATATCTTGAAAAGGAGTATCGAGGAAATGAAATGTTAGATAATATGCAAGTCATGAATTTAATTTGTGAATTTGAAACGCAAAGGATGAAAGAATCAGAAACGACAAAGGAGTATGCTGACAGACTTCTCGATATTGCCAATAAAGTGAGACTTTTTGGCAAGGATTTTTCTGACGAACGAATTATTCAGAAAATCCTA GCTTTGGAGCAAAGGAGGCTTATGAGGAATGAAGTATTTGTAGAAGGTGTTTATCAAGCGCATTCTCGAACTGGAGATGGGAAACTGACACAGAGGACAAGAAATACCAAAAATTATCCACCATGTCCTCACTGTAAAAAAACAAATCACCCTCAACAAAGGTGTTGGTGGAGACCAGATGTCCAATGCAATAAATGTGGTCAGTTAGGACATATTGAAATAGTATGCAAGGGCAAACTACAAGAAGAGGTTGAGGCTAAGACTATCGTTGATGAAAATCAAGAGGAGCACTTATTTGTAGCGTCATGTGTTGCTACAGACAACTCTGAAGGATGA
- the LOC110618122 gene encoding basic leucine zipper 43, whose translation MVPSELAGIHYLAAENPIQFAANFGLIDQSNMPTFHFNRILSNFHNPLFPQHVHEFTPQSSSLSNNSTSDEAEENQLSIIDERKQRRMISNRESARRSRMRKQKHLDELWSQVVRLRTENHNLIDKLNHLSECHDRVLQENAKLKEEASDLRQMLTDLQIGSPFTTSAL comes from the coding sequence ATGGTTCCAAGTGAGCTCGCAGGTATTCACTATCTGGCAGCTGAGAACCCAATTCAGTTCGCAGCCAACTTTGGCCTGATAGATCAGAGCAATATGCCAACCTTCCATTTTAACAGAATCTTAAGCAACTTTCACAATCCTCTCTTCCCACAACATGTACATGAATTCACCCCTCAGTCATCAAGTCTCAGCAACAACTCAACTTCTGATGAAGCTGAGgaaaaccaactcagcatcatCGATGAAAGGAAGCAGAGGCGAATGATTTCCAATAGGGAGTCTGCTCGTAGGTCACGGATGAGGAAACAAAAGCACCTTGATGAGCTATGGTCTCAGGTGGTTCGTCTTCGTACGGAGAACCATAATCTGATAGACAAGTTGAATCATCTGTCTGAGTGCCATGATCGAGTTCTTCAGGAAAATGCAAAGCTCAAAGAAGAAGCATCTGATCTTCGCCAAATGCTTACTGATCTCCAAATTGGTAGTCCTTTCACTACCAGCGCTTTATGA